The DNA window GGTCCCAAGGGTTCTCTTTTCCTTCTGTAGCTAGCTttgcatcctcctcctcccactCTTTCCTTTTACCATGATAACCTTTTCTTCCCATCTTGTGCGGCTTATTATGCAATGCTCTCTTATCTTTCATCTCCTGGCTCACTCGCTCAAAAAAAGGAGAATTGGTGTCCTGCACAAACACCTCCCAGTCTTCTGGCTTCAAAAAGCCATGCTTCTCAAAGGGAGACTCTTCTTGCCTCACATAAGTTTTTCTTAAATGGGTCTTGAACTATCGTTGCAAGGTTGCAATCTCTGACATAGTTGCCTTAATTGCCTTGTTGCGAACAGTTTGTTCCAGATTGGCTGGGTACTCTAGCTTTTCCACTAAAGCTTTGAATAGCTGTTCGTTCTCAATTGGTGAGAGATCCTCAAGCTTCCTGTTGATTGACACCCACTCCTGAGCAATGAGGCCACAGACCAATACAAATCTTTCCCTTGCAGCATCTGGGGTAGGCCAAAAATTTTCATCAAGTCCAGTTGCAGTCAACTTGTCTTCTGGCCATTTGGTTTGTGTCCTTGACCCGCGGGATCGAGTACTACTGGCAGCAGTCTATGCTGAGTGAGCCTGTGAAGAAGGTTCACCGTCGTTGCGCTGTGATGATGCGCTGTGATGATGCACTGTCACTACAGGAGTTTGTTGTTGTGGGAGACTGCATAGATGATATATCAGGTTGTCAGTAGAGCAACATAAGCAAGACTGAAAATGTAAACAAAATTCTTATTAGATTCTTATTCTCTGACAGGCAAAATAGCTAATATTAGACTAGAAATCAGTACAAGTCCTAAAAAAAATCAGCATAGACATACAGTTCATATTTTACTTAGCATACAGGTTGGGGATAGGTGCTAACCATTTTGACAGGGTGAAGCAATGCTTATATATCAAAGCAAAAACTAAGTTCCTTCAACTGCTTCCATGTCCAACTTCAATAGCAATGAATTGTGGGTTCCATGTGTACATGCAACAAGAGGATAAAGCAATCAGTTAGTATGATTATCACAGCAAAAAACAATATACAATCTAAATAAGCTACAAACAATTCCATGGCCTGATGATTCAGTGAACCATATGGTGCCACCACGCCGGGGATTACAGGGCACAAGCGATACGAAAGAAAATCGCCCATGCCCAAACCACTCAGGTGGATTTTTGTTGGCTATGCTTACACGGTTCAACCGATCATTAGGCCATGGTACCATCGACAGCTTGCATACACACATCATGACACCAACAATAACAATATATATGACAACACAGCATAGGAAAGTCTAGTTATCACTAAATTATAAACTACTGCAGAATATATAGTCATCATATATATGACAACAATAACAATATATCTCACGCAGAATATATAGTCATCATATATTATAAAAAGGATTCAAATTCCACCAATACACATCCTATATTACAAAAAGGATTGAATTTCCACCAATAGACATCCTACATTACAAAAAGGATTCAGTAGAAATCAATCTTGCTTTTTCTTTGATTTCTGTATATGGATTTTTTCATAATGGTCGGTTCGCAAGTACGGTGCTTTGTCAGTTCCCAAGAGTCGGGGCATGTATGAAGTGTCAAAGGGTGGAATTTCGTCAAACTGGTTGTATTCCTCCTCCTCAACAACATTGGCAATCCCAGCAATCCTTTTTTTCCAGGCATAACCACACACCAGTTCTTCCTTGCAAGGTCAGGTACATAGAACACTTGCTCAACATCCTTGGCGAAAACAAACGGTTCATCTTTGTAACCAAAGACCCGTAGATCAACACTAACAAACCCATATTTGTCCTTGCTCACACCTCTCTTCCCATTGACCCATCTACACCGAAACAAGGCTACCTTGAAACCTACATAatcaagctcccatatctcctctatttgACCATAATATGTGGCTGTCTGCATGTCATTGTCGACAGCCCGTACACGCACACCACTGTTTTGATAAACGCTCTTGGCATCCTGGGCCAtggtgtagaacgtgtatccattGATATTCATTGCTTGGTATGTTGTAACAGTGAATAATGGCCCCACTGCTAGTTTCCTTATCAGATTGTCGGTTACAGCAGCGCTGCATCTCTGGACATAATCTCGGAGCCACCAGCTGAAGCATTGCATGTGCTTCTTTGCAACCCAAGCCTCACTACAGGCAGGGTTTTCTTCAAGTAGTTGTTGGTCGTGCTCATTGGCAAATGGTGTAATCAGGTCAATCTGTTATATCACGGTGAAATGAGCCTTGTTGAAGGCATCTGGATCCGGAGTGATTGACTTTTTCCCCATGGTCCCAACACCTGCAAGCCTACCTTCATGCTGTGAATAAGGCACACCAATGGGGTTTTGGGGGTCCATATAACCCATGGCCCACTCCACTGCTTCGATGGTCCCATAGCCACGAACCATGGCTCCCTCCGGAAATGACCGGTTATGTACCAATGATTTGAGGAATCCAAAGTACCTCTCATATGGAAACATCTGATGAAGGTAAGATGGGCCAAGGAACCAGATCTCCCTCGCAAGGTGTGCTGTTAGATGGATCATGAGATCAAAGAATGTTGGTGGGAAGGTAGCTTCAAGCATGCATAGTGTCTCGAAATGCATCCTCTCTAACTTCAATAGTTCTTCCTCATCAATCACCTTCTGTTCTATTGCATtgaagaataaacacaagctcGTGACCGTGTTGTGAACCTGTACTGTCTTGATACCATTAAGTGCAACAGAAAGAAGAGCTATCATCAACACATGGCAATCATGAGATTTCATCAAGTTGAAATTCATTTTCATGTCCTTCACCGACACTAGCCTCTTGAAGTTCGATGAGTAGCCTGAAGGTACTTtcaaaccatgcaaaaactcATAGAATTCTTTTCTCTCTATCTTTGACAAGGTGGTTGCAGTGATGGGAAGGTCCGTCCCCGTGTCTGTTTCCTCTGCATAGAGCTCCGGCCTAATGCCCATATCTTTAAGATCCTcccttgcatttttatgatcttTTCCTTTGAACTTCTATTGTAGCAATGTCCCATAAATGCTTTCACACACATTCTTCTTGACGTGCATGTTATCAATCGAATGACGCACATCCAACAGCTCCCAATACTCTAGCTCCCATAGAATTGATTTCTTGTTCCAGATTcctttcatcttcttcttcttcaccatcTCATTTCTTTCTTTTGCCAAGGATTTTTTCAGTCAATTTGGGTAACTCCTTGATAGTTTTGATGTCCTTGACTTGCAAGAGAACCAGATCTCCAGTCACATGCAGAGGCGCCGCTCGATTCTTCTTTTCCCCATTAAACTGACAATCGATGTCCCGGTAGGGATGTTTCTTGCTGAGGAAACGACGGTGCCCCATAAATGCGAATTTCTTTGAATTTCTTAGTCACAACGAGCAACTTTTTTCCAAGCAGTGTGGGCAAGCTGCACCTTTCCTTTTACTCTGGCCGGAGAGATTGCGATGAGCCGGGTTGTCGTTGATGGTGGTGAACAACATGGCGTGCAATGTGAACTCCTCACGCCCGAACTCATCCCAAACCTCCTTCACACCAGGCTTCTAAAGTGTCTTCAAGTCATCAACTAGTGGCCTCAAGTAGACATCAATACAGTCGCCAGGTTGCTTTGGCCCAGAGACCAATATTGCCAGCATCATGTATTTCTGTTTCTTGCATAGCCAGGGTGGAAGGTTGCACACTGACAGCACGAcaggccaggtgctatgtgttGAACTCTGGTTACCGAATGGGTTCACGCCATCTGTGCTCATAGCGAACCGAAGGTTTCTGCAATCATCAGCAAACCACTTAAAGTGGGAATCAATGTTACCCTATTGTGCTGCATCCGCAGGGTGCCTAAGCTTGCCATTTTCCTTCTTTCGGCCTTCCTTATGCCAACGCAAGAGTTGGTTCTCCTTTCTTGTGGCGAACCATCTTTTCAACCGGGGAATGACGGGAAAATACCATACCACCCTCACAGGACCCCCTCAGTTAACCTTCTTTTTGCCTCTGATCTCCACGGGCACGTTCCCGTCATCAGCATTATCATCTCCACCATCTTTTTTCCTCTTGTACCGATCACACCCACACTTGGGGCACTTGTCAAGGTCTACATAATCTCCACGGAACAATACACAACTGTTCTTGCATGCATGAATTTTTTCAACCTCTATTCCCAGAGGATAGATTATCTTCTTTGCCTCATAGACAGACTCGGCTACTTGGTTTCCCTCAGGTAGCATGTCTCTAAGCAGATCCAATAGTTGTTTGAAACTTTTGTTGCTCCAACCATGATCTGCCTTAAGCTGCAGAAGTTTTCGATCACCAGAAAGGCGAGAGTACTTCTGGCAACCAGGATAGAGGGGTTTCTTTGAATCTTCAATGAACTGCTTCAGCCTCGCTAATTCAGAAGTTGTGTACACTCCTTGAAACTCAACATCCCGCACCATTTGATCAACATTGTGCACACGATGCAACACCTCACCATCATCGAAGCCCATAACTTCTTGATCTGTCATATCATCAGGCCTCATCACAAAAGGGTGGGAATGGTTCATTTTCCTCAAAAACTCCACCTTCATCAAGGGCTTCATCATGGCATCGCACTGCCCCTTCATTAAGGCTTTGAGCATGGTGTCGCGCTTCACCTTCATTTAGGCATCCTGCTTCGACTTCATTAAGGCCTTCCTCATCATGTTTGTTCCAACACGTGTAATTTTTTGTGAAACCACGTGTGATCAAATGATGAAAAATGTTGTCCCGTTGTCCGAACTTCTTCTGGTTGAGACAATCTATACAGGGGCAATACATTGCCTTAACACCACGGTTTCTCATATCCGCCTCTGCTTGACCTAGAAAACCATTGACCCCAATTATGAAATTGTCCCAATCTCGGGGCTGTCTGTACATCCAAGCCCGATTAGCAGCCGCCATCTATAAGTTTAATGAACAGGGGAAATTTCCATACATGAAATGAGCATAATTCATCACCAAAACCAATGAGTAAGAGGATTAGGACAGCAAAGTTCAATAAAAGGGGGCAATTTCCACCTTGACGAGGACTGTCTACGAGGCGAGCGCAcccgaggaggaggcggcgtcgcggccgcggctgcggcgacGGAGTGGAAGAAGGGCTGCTGCTTTGGAGGATGGCGACGGCGCGGAGGACACCGCGGTCGACGTCCGCCGGCACCTTCAGTGACGCCGGTGCGgaagcaacagcagcagcaggacacgtcgagcagcagcgccgccacgCTCCAGCTTGACGGCGGTGGAGGACAGCACAGCCGAGgaggcgccggtcgcggcgacgACGCGGGAGGACGCCCGCCGGCTGCTGCGCCAGTGACTTCGGTAATGGGCATCAACAGACACAAGTAACACCGCTCTATCAGTAACGGGCATCAAATGGTCATCAGTAACGCACGTTATTACCAGCGACAGCTAGGTACGATCACTGCCCTATCTGTAATGGTCCTTAAAGGACCGTTACCGATACGACAGTGATCGGTAACGGACATTAAGAGACCGTTACCGATAGGTATAATTTTCGTAACGGACGCATTTTAACAACCGTTACAACATTTTAATGTAACGGGCGTTTAATATGCCCGTTACCAGAAGTCCTCATCGGTAACGGGCGTTGTGGTGGTCAGGTCGGGGTCAAGCCTGCCGCGCTTATGGGTAACGGGCGCCAAACAACAACCGTTACAGATGTTGCGCCTTGTAATGGGCCTCAAGGGTCCGTTACAAATGTTACGTGACCGATTTGAGGTTTTCATGTAGCGGTCTCCTGCGGCCAACCAGACCATTTGATCAACACCTGGTGCACTTGACGAAGGCCACGAGATACCAGGTGGCGCTGCAGAACCACTTCAGACACCCTAGGCAATTCCAAGTCAGAGAGAATAGATGGTGAGACCGTACCTGAACTTCACCCGTCACTGCATATTTCAGCTGGAAGACGTGGAAGACAGGGTGTATGGAAGCACCGGAAGGAAGTTGGAGTTTGCATGGGACGGCACCAACTTTCTCAAGAACCTTGTAAGGGCCAAAATATTTAAACGCCAGCTTATGATTAGATCGGTGGGCCAGGAACGATTCCACGTACGGCTGAAGCTTCAGGATTCAGGAATATTAGATCGCCCACATTAAAATGCCTCTCAGAACGACCTTTACCCGCCGCAGCCGATATCTAGACAGCTGCTGCTTAACCAGAGAGTGGGCCAACTGGCGATGCTGATTCCAAGAACCGACTTCACAAGAAGCCGTGGAAATATCCGGAGAAACACCAGAAGGCTTTGGAGAATacccgtataatgcttcgaaagAAGATCGGCCGATTGTCGAGTGACAACAAGTGTTATACCGGTATTTTGCAAGATATATCCACTGAATCACTTAATGGGCATGCATTCACAAAGCAGCGAAGAAAAGTCTCCGTGGTCTGGTTGAGCGTTTGTGTTTGACCGTCGGATTGGGGGTGATAAGAGGAACTTATCGGAACAGCTCTCGCCAAAACTGGCTTGTGAAAATCCGGTCCCGATCAGTAATAATTGCAGCAGGCAAGCCATGTAAACAGTAAACTTTTGTCGCCGTCATTTGCATCCTGATCAGAAGAAGGGTACTTTCAGTGAGCCATCATGCTGATCGAATTGATGATTCGTCACCGTCATGCTGAATCAATGATTGGCCGGAATGAGTTTGATGGATCTGCATGTTCTCGTACCCACAGATTGTCTTGCTTTGTTTTTTTCCATGTGGTTATTGCTTTTTTCGTGTATTGAAATTGAAAATTAAGGGCATTATTCATGATAAATCTAAGTGTCCGTATGGTTCTCAGAGACTGGATGAGCTGAATTAAACTAGGTTCACATATAATGCGTCTAAATCTGTTTAATTTGTGTCCTTTGATAAACTTTTGTATTCGTGGGGCCTTTCATCAGATTTGACAAACTTTGTGTCCATACAACCATTTCAGAAGGGAGGCTGGTCGGTGGTTATCGGTACTCCAAATATTAAAAGGCCTTTCTCTCTATATATTCATGTGCCCGTGTGGCTTAATACAGTCAAATTATTTATGTAAATcttggttttctcctttgagAATCCATTGTGTTATGATGTTTGTTGTGTTTTGTTCTATAGTTTCAAGGAAAATGTATATCCAGTTTTGATGCTTGTTatctatttctttttctttgtttCTTATATGATGTTGTGTTTAACAATCATATACTCAAACTGATCAATTgtttttcataattaatgtatAATTTCTGCATTATCTTGTTAATTGGATTTGTCATTTTTTTATTTCTTCTATAATAATGAACTAATTTTGTTATTTATTGATATGTAGACAAGGAGAAAATTCGTTTTTCAACAACTGCTTCTCTTTTTGGCTTCTAGAAATCGGAAGTCCGAAGGCTTTGTGTGCTTTTGAAACAATCTTTCCCATTATAAGCCTTGTCCAAATTTTATTACTCAACAATCGAAAGTTTTAAGAGTTCACGTGTTTCTCCTCCCCTGCGGGGTGGTGGGATCAGGGGTGGTAACGGATCATGACGCTAATGCCATATTCTCAATTCAATTTGGCTGTTATAtatttttagtttaaaattaTATAAGATTAGAGCTCGGCCATAAAAATTATCTAGGCTAAAACTTTATCACCCGTAGAGGGGTGTGGGGTGGcgtgttggggggggggggaggcagCACCAACGTGCTTAAATGTACATACAAACGCATAAAGAGTTAcacaaaaaaaagagaaaacatATCGCATCTTTATAGAGAGGTGATAACAGtctaaacatgttttccttagaGCCTCCAAGAGCCAAGCACATCATCAATGTAAAAAGACCATCCCAGAGTCATCCGCCCAAGCTTCCTGTACATGAAATACCAGCACCGCCGCTTCGAGGGATTCTACTTTTAAAAAACAAATGAGGATTCTAACGATATTTTTGTTGCTTCCAAAATTAACGGGttgttttaaaaaaattctCTCAGTAGCTCACGTGCATTTGGACACTGTTGGTATTAAAAATGAAAGCTGTTGTATGAAATATTACCAGTGGTTCGAGGATTTTCTAGACCGGAGGCGTCTCCCTCCCGCCGGTCTAGTTTCTTTTCATGTCACAGGCAACTACCGTGACACCTCACACAGTCGCGCCTGGCAGCTCGAGCACCACCGGCTGTTGTTTGTCGGGAGGCGGAGAGTTTCAAATGGTAAAGCAATGGAGTTGTTCTCCAACGGATAACCGCTGCTCGGCTGCGCGCGAGTGCGCGACTCGCGGCCGTGCCCAAACCCAAAAGTGGCCGCAAATCCCCCCACAGAGGCACAGACGCGTGCTCCAACTGtccccctgccgcgccgcgcccctccccctcctctctccgcCGCACAAACCAAGCCAAAACCCTGGCAGCATCGGGGCGGAAGGAGAAGCCGCCAGCGCCATGGCGATCTCCACCTTGAgcgcgcgcctcctcctcgcccACGCTCCCTCCTCCCGTGCCGCCGCCCCAGCTCCCCCTCGCCCCGTCGCGCACCCGACCCACCTCCCCTCCTCGCcatcctcccgccgccgccccctcctccgcctcgcgcgcccgccgcgcgcctACATCTCCGCTCCGGCGCCGGGCCCCGAGGCCGCCTACGCGCCGCCCTCCCTCGAcgctgcggccgccgcggccgacgTCGCCGCCGCTATCTCGTCCTCCGATGCCGTCACCTGGGCTGGCGTCTGGGCGCTGCTCTCGCGCCACAGGGCCCGCATCGCGGTCTGCCTCGCCGCGCTCCTCGCCTGCACCACCTGCACCCTCTCCATGCCGCTCTTCTCAGGTGAGGGGgtgtttgggggggggggggggcagctaGCGCTGCGTGCTCACGGCACGGCACCGCACGCCTTGCATCCCTCGGGTACCTCGATTGTTTTCTGAAATGTAGCGGCGTTTGTGCTGCAGGGAGGTTCTTCGAGACGCTGATTGGGCGGGGGAACGAGCCGCTGTCGAGACTCCTGTCCAAGGTTGCGGTGCTGTACACGCTGGAGCCCATCTTCACAATCATATTTGTGGTCAACATGACCGTCATCTGGGAGCAGGTTATGGCCAGGCTGCGGAGCCAGATATTTCGGAGGATTCTGATCCAAAAGGTACGTTTCCTCCGAGACCAAAACTGGAAGTTCTGGACATAAAAATTTAGGCCCTACTGTTGTGCTGCATTTGTGGTCATTTGTTGGATTTGCTTGTTAGATGTCTATGTGATAGCTGAATTTACATTGTTGACTTGTTATGTGACTTTCTATCTTGTCTGCAGAGCTGATCTAGGTTGTCCTCTGATTCTACCAAGTATATCTGAAATAAAGCTACTATTATTTGACTTTTTAGTACACTTTAAAAGTTGACACTAGTCTTCGTTCCATGATGGAATGATTCATGTCATTTTCTTCCtaggttgcagatgcacttataCAGTTCTACTACTATGTACCTGACAGACGCTAACAAGTTATTTAAATATTTGTGGGGTGGAGTAAAACCAGACTCCAGCCTGTGCCTTAGGTATTGTACATTGTACTTGTTAATGATGAAATCTTAAAGGACTGGAAACATGCTATGTGTCTTTTTGTGACCGTTAGTGCATAACCTGTTAAGTTTCATGTACTGTGGCAATTTCTCACAAAATTTTCTTCTGTGTACTGCATACATTGTCTTCTCCAAAAACTTATTTGATGCCACATTTTCTCATTACATTTTCAATTTGGAACCCACCAAAAGAGTTTGTATTCACTTCTTGCTGTTCATGGCTTCTTTTTTAACTCAGTTTCTCTAAATTTTATTGTTTCTGCTTTTTGCAGATGGTGTTTTTTGATCGTCACAAGGTAACATGTTTCCTAGTGATTACCATGCCATCTTCATACTCAATAATGACGCATGCCACATAGAGTAGTTTGTGCTGATTAGGGTGATTTGAACCTCGAGTGGCACACTTAAAAGGTTTAGGGACCCATATCTGCATTTTAAGAGTTTAGGATGGCACCACAGAACAAGTTTATGGACTGCTGGTCCGTCAAATTAAGTAGCATAAAAGGATGAGATATTCCACTCCATTGAGTTAGAGTATGATTTTGTTTTTGGTTGTGGTATGCAACCTCTGCCTGAAGCATGAGGTTTTAGCTGTATGTATCTTCCATGAAAACATAGGAAACTAGTCTTTATAAGTTGGAAATGTAAATTGAAACGATTTATCTGCTTCATGTCTTGAGGTAAATATCTTACTATCGCTTGATGGCAGGTTGGTGAATTGACCGGTTTGTTGACATCTGATTTGGGTTCCTTGAAGAATCTTGTGAGTGACAACATATCCAGAGATCGTGGACTAAGGGCACTCTCTGAGGCAAGAAACTTTACATTATGAGAATGTAAGGTTGATACTGTTAAATGCTAAGAGTTTGACTAGTACAATTACGAAATTTCTCAGGTGTACTAATAATTATCTTGAAAATTAACTTCAACCGTATCTGACCTTTTGTTCTCTTGATATCATATACTTAATTAATTTTGTGGTCCATGTTACTTACACCTTATTTTTGGTGAGGGTATTCTAAAACATTCACCTGCTTTTATCTTTTCAGATCACTGGTACACTTTGTATACTTTTTACATTATCTACAGAGCTAGCTCCTGTTCTAGGGCTCCTAATGGTCTCCATCTCCATGCTAGTTGGTAATCTTCTAGAAACTTATTGTCACCAGCATGTGCCACTTACTGCTAGGATATAATGTTATATATGATAAACGCAAAGCAGTTAGCTAAGTTAGGATGAGATCCCTTTAAACCTATACCTAGATGAACTCAAAATTTAATCTTTGCTGCATGGATGTCTGATTCACTTCAGAAGTTATTGGATATGTTTAGGAACATTGGGTGCTATACTGAAAAGCCATCAGGACTCTAATAATTGAGATAGTTGCCCTCAGGGGCGACGCCACATTGGGTTTCCCTGGCGCCCATGCACCAGGGTAAATTTTGTTTTTACCACTAACTAAACTTTTTTTTACCATATAATCATGGGAAAGTAGGTTAGTTCTTTGAACCGTGCACCACAGTCAATTTGACCGTGGCTTcacccctggttgccctgtttatGTGCTCTGTACGTAGATACATAGATCATGTTTATTTGTGAGTTTAACTTGTATAAATGTTCATAACACAGTCAATTCTGTACTGTATTTGGGTCATCAAACATGATTTGTTTCCGGATTGCTACAGTACAAGTAGGGCTTGGCAAGGACTGATTACCTTTTTTCTGGTGATGTTTCATTTTGTTGTGGGTTATCAGATTTTTTTGTACAAATTTAGAACTGGCTTCTTGAGTCTTGAGCGAAACAAATTTCACAAATGTTCAGTACCATTTTGTAGGAAATCATACAGCTTCTTCTGAAATTACGTTTGCCAATCTCAAACAAATATCCTGTTTAGGTTATCATGTACTTTATGAATGATTGTTCTTCCTTTTTTTGTTGACTTGAGCATACAAAATTCTTCTAAAAAATATTTTGCTGAAGTGGTATTTTCGGTTTTTTTTGCATATCTCCAAAACATTTAAATATCCTTTGACATGGCTGTTTCTTTTTGTTTGATCAGCTCTTTTCAAGAGGTCAACTGTTCCCACTTTTAAATCTTATGGAATTGTGCAAGCACGCATATCAGATTGTGCATCCGAGACATTCTCAGCTATTCGTACAGTGAGTGCAATTGTTTTACAGCACATCTAAACATTGCTTGACTTTCACATGTTCTATTGTCATGTGTTACTGAAATGGTTTGATCTCCTCGCATCTTCTATATCTGTTAACCTCTTTATTTATCCTTGATTCAAAAAGTTCATTTGCAGGTCCGGTCTTTTGGCGGTGAAAAACGACAAATTTCTTTGTTTGACAATTTGGTAAGCCTTGAGTCTCCTAGTGTTGTTCTCTTATATTTAGCAATCATTGTAGGTTTCTATTAATAATTCTCATGACTAATGGCATATATGGGAATGGAGCTGCACTTATGCTGGGCCCTGGGATGAGTTTGTTAAAATAGGCTGCCCTGGAATTTTTGGGCCTAGAACCAGGGCCAGAGCATGGGCAACCCATGTGTCGTCTTTGCTTCTGGGGATCCAACATGTGTGTCAGAAACGATACATGTCCGAGTCTGACATGGCGATTCACCATTTTGCCAAAAAGAGCAACCTGGTGACACGGCACAACATCTTCCTCAGACTTCTTCATCCACTGCCATGCCTTCTTCCACATTTTCAGCTTCCACTAGCTGATGTCATTCATAACTTGAAAATCAAACAAGAAGCATTCAAGATCTAGACATGACAACTGACTAGTGACTACTGAGAAGGATCGGTTGATGGATGGACAGTAGACAATGAGAAAAAAACATGGGGGATCGAACATTTGGGAGAGGGAGCgggaagagaaggagcagcagCACTGGTGGCACATCGACTCGGCACCCTGCGACGCCACATCGATCTGAGGAGGAGCAGCAGCGGAGAGTGAATTCGAGGAGCAATAGTGCTGCTCGTTCTGTATAGAATCCTTGCCAGTATATATGTTATCCCTGTCCTCTAGAAGCCCTAATATCCTCGAATCCATGCTGTCTATCTGCCTCTGTTTAGTAGTTGTCCTGTTGTGAGCTAAAGTTAAACAGCAGACTAATAAAGTTAAACGGTATATGGTTTGAGTGTTTTGTTAAACAAATTAATTAAGAAGAAAATAACTAAAATGTTATTCAATATGTTTGATGCATTCATTCAGTTCCAAAGAGGTGGTAATACACTTAATGAGCTCAccagttcttcttcttcttctttttttttttggtttgaCAGGCACGTGCTTACAAAAATGGTGGCACAAAACTCGGAGTGCTGAAATCTGCTAATGAATCATTAACACGGGTAGTGGTGTATGTATCCCTATTGGCACTTTACATTCTTGGTGGAAGCAAGGTCAATGCGGTAAGCTACAGAACTGCCTGCGACTATAATATATGCATTACTCTATTCGTACAGTAATTTATATTTGGAAACTGTGATGCACTCATTGGTTCTGTTATGGAAAGTTGTGTATCAttcaaaaaaaattaaaatataaGATGTAAGCTGTGGCAGAACAAGTACGGAGTTGGTGAGCTTAATTTATGATACACCCAGTTCCAGTCCCCGAATGTGTGGCTATGTAGTTAGTTTGCCACTTTTACAATTTCCGCTATGTTTAAGATTTCTCCCAATGCTCAATGTTATATTAGCTGTAGCCCAGGGGCGGGCCCAGTTCAATTCAAAGGTATTCAACTGAATACCCATTATTTTGGCCAAAAAATTATATATACAATGTATTCCTTGTATATGTATTCAAAAAATACAAATTGAATACAAATTGGCACCAAATAGCAGGCCTATCAATCTCCCTTCGAAACAATATTGAATCCCCCCTCCCCCTTCCTACCCTACAGCCCAAATGGCCCAACTGTGCGCCATGGTCCAAGACAGGCGTCAGGTCCTGGGCTCCTGGCTCGATGCCTCCTTGACGGCTCGAACGCCGTTCATCGTTCCTCCAATCCTCCACAGTCCAAAACCttggc is part of the Panicum hallii strain FIL2 chromosome 2, PHallii_v3.1, whole genome shotgun sequence genome and encodes:
- the LOC112881462 gene encoding ABC transporter B family member 28 codes for the protein MAISTLSARLLLAHAPSSRAAAPAPPRPVAHPTHLPSSPSSRRRPLLRLARPPRAYISAPAPGPEAAYAPPSLDAAAAAADVAAAISSSDAVTWAGVWALLSRHRARIAVCLAALLACTTCTLSMPLFSGRFFETLIGRGNEPLSRLLSKVAVLYTLEPIFTIIFVVNMTVIWEQVMARLRSQIFRRILIQKMVFFDRHKVGELTGLLTSDLGSLKNLVSDNISRDRGLRALSEITGTLCILFTLSTELAPVLGLLMVSISMLVALFKRSTVPTFKSYGIVQARISDCASETFSAIRTVRSFGGEKRQISLFDNLARAYKNGGTKLGVLKSANESLTRVVVYVSLLALYILGGSKVNAGKLSVGTMASFIGYTFTLTFAVQGAVNTLGDLRGTLASIERINSLLSAKDIDDSLAYGLAKELDSKELEDSNGGVYENGFINKHFMSELKSSSSCSNLAWSGDIHLKDVHFSYPLRSDVEILNGLDLTIECGKVTALVGPSGAGKSTVVQLLARYYEPTQGCITVAGEDIRIFDKREWSRVVSLVNQDPVLFSVSVGENIAYGLPDNVVSKDEIIKAAKAANAHEFIISLPQGYDTLVGERGSLLSGGQRQRIAIARALLKNAPILILDEATSALDATSERLVQEALNHLMKGRTSLVIAHRLSTVQNAHRIAVCSEGKIIELGTHTELVAKGGSYASLVGTQRLAFE